A window from Balearica regulorum gibbericeps isolate bBalReg1 chromosome 1, bBalReg1.pri, whole genome shotgun sequence encodes these proteins:
- the RPS3 gene encoding small ribosomal subunit protein uS3 produces the protein MAVQISKKRKFVADGIFKAELNEFLTRELAEDGYSGVEVRVTPTRTEIIILATRTQNVLGEKGRRIRELTAVVQKRFGFPEGSVELYAEKVATRGLCAIAQAESLRYKLLGGLAVRRACYGVLRFIMESGAKGCEVVVSGKLRGQRAKSMKFVDGLMIHSGDPVNYYVDTAVRHVLLRQGVLGIKVKIMLPWDPSGKIGPKKPLPDHVSIVEPKEEILPTTPISEQKGGKPEQPAMPQPVPTA, from the exons ATGGCGGTGCAGATCTCCAAGAAGCGCAAG tttgtcgCTGATGGTATCTTCAAAGCTGAACTGAATGAGTTTCTGACTCGTGAACTGGCTGAAGATGGGTACTCTGGAGTAGAAGTCCGGGTAACTCCAACCAGGACTGAGATTATCATACTTGCCACCAG aacTCAGAATGTCCTGGGCGAGAAGGGGCGACGCATCCGGGAGCTGACGGCCGTCGTGCAGAAGAGGTTTGGCTTCCCTGAGGGAAGCGTTGAG cTCTATGCCGAAAAGGTGGCCACGAGAGGTCTGTGTGCAATTGCTCAGGCAGAGTCCCTGCGGTACAAGCTTCTGGGAGGTTTAGCAGTGCGTCG agcctgctATGGTGTCCTCCGCTTCATCATGGAGAGCGGGGCCAAGGGTTGTGAGGTGGTTGTGTCCGGCAAACTCAGAGGTCAGCGTGCCAAATCCATGAAGTTTGTGGATGGCTTGATGATCCACAGTGGAGACCCGGTGAATTACTACGTCGACACAGCCGTGCGTCACGTCCTTCTCCGGCAGG GAGTACTGGGCATCAAAGTAAAGATTATGCTGCCCTGGGATCCAAGTGGAAAGATTGGCCCCAAAAAGCCTCTGCCAGACCATGTCAGCATTGTGGAACCCAAAGAAGAGATCTTGCCCACCACCCccatttcagagcagaaaggtGGCAAACCAGAACAGCCAGCCATGCCTCAGCCGGTTCCCACAGCCTGA
- the SERPINH1 gene encoding serpin H1: protein MWIIPVLALCGLAAAVPSEDRKLSDKATTLADRSATLAFNLYHAMAKDKNMENILLSPVVVASSLGLVSLGGKATTASQAKAVLSADKLNDDYVHSGLSELLNEVSNSTARNVTWKIGNRLYGPASINFADDFVKNSKKHYNYEHSKINFRDKRSALKSINEWAAQTTDGKLPEVTKDVEKTDGALIVNAMFFKPHWDEKFHHKMVDNRGFMVTRSYTVGVPMMHRTGLYNYYDDETEKLQVVEMPLAHKLSSMIFIMPNHVEPLERVEKLLNKEQLKAWAGKMKKRSVAISLPKVVLEVSHDLQKHLADLGLTEAIDKTKADLSKISGKKDLYLSNVFHAAALEWDTEGNPYDADIYGREEMRNPKLFYADHPFIFMIKDNKTNSILFIGRLVRPKGDKMRDEL from the exons ATGTGGATTATTCCGGTGCTTGCTCTCTGCGGCCTCGCTGCAGCCGTGCCCTCGGAGGACAGGAAGCTGAGCGACAAGGCAACAACGCTGGCCGACCGTAGCGCAACGCTGGCCTTCAACCTCTACCATGCCATGGCAAAAGACAAGAACATGGAGAACATCCTGCTGTCCCCCGTGGTTGTGGCCTCATCCCTCGGCCTCGTGTCCCTCGGGGGCAAAGCCACAACTGCCTCCCAAGCCAAGGCAGTGCTCAGCGCAGACAAACTGAACGACGACTATGTGCACAGCGGGTTGTCCGAGCTCCTGAATGAGGTCAGCAACAGCACAGCCCGCAACGTCACCTGGAAGATCGGTAACCGCTTGTATGGCCCTGCCTCCATCAACTTCGCCGATGACTTTGTGAAGAACAGCAAGAAACACTACAACTACGAGCACTCCAAGATCAACTTCCGAGACAAGAGGAGCGCCCTGAAATCCATTAACGAGTGGGCAGCCCAGACCACGGATGGGAAACTCCCAGAGGTCACGAAAGACGTTGAGAAAACTGACGGAGCCCTCATTGTCAATGCCATGTTCTTCAAGC CTCACTGGGATGAGAAGTTCCATCATAAGATGGTGGACAACCGTGGCTTCATGGTGACCCGTTCCTACACTGTGGGAGTTCCAATGATGCATCGCACAG GTCTCTACAATTACTATGATGATGAGACAGAGAAGCTCCAGGTGGTAGAGATGCCACTTGCTCACAAGCTCTCCAGCATGATCTTTATCATGCCAAACCACGTGGAGCCTCTGGAGAGGGTTGAGAAACTGCTGAACAAGGAGCAGCTAAAGGCCTGGGCTGGCAAGATGAAGAAGAGATCAGTGGCCATCTCACTGCCTAAAGTTGTCCTGGAAGTCAGCCATGATCTTCAG AAACACTTGGCTGATCTGGGCCTGACCGAAGCCATTGACAAAACCAAGGCTGACTTGTCAAAGATCTCTGGCAAGAAAGACCTTTATCTGTCCAACGTCTtccatgctgctgctcttgaATGGGACACGGAAGGGAACCCCTACGATGCTGACATCTACGGCCGAGAGGAGATGAGGAACCCCAAACTCTTCTATGCTGACCACCCCTTCATCTTCATGATCAAGGACAATAAAACCAACTCCATTCTCTTCATCGGCAGGCTCGTGAGGCCCAAAGGCGACAAGATGCGTGATGAGTTGTAg